The following are encoded in a window of Haemorhous mexicanus isolate bHaeMex1 chromosome 7, bHaeMex1.pri, whole genome shotgun sequence genomic DNA:
- the ACADSB gene encoding short/branched chain specific acyl-CoA dehydrogenase, mitochondrial isoform X3, with protein sequence MSIELGEEYGGTGASFFSIILAVEELAKVDPAVALVCELQNTLTNKLFTTYGTEEQKRTYLPRVSKDTLGSFCLSEAGSGSDAFSLKTRAEKKGDYYIINGSKMWISLAEDAGVFFVMANTDPSLGYRGITCFVVDRNTEGLQVGKKEDKLGIRACSTCPVTLDNVKVPESNILGQVGQGYKYAIGMLNTGRIGIAAQMLGLAQGCFDRTVPYTKERVQFGKSVFDFQGMQHQIAQVATQLEAARLLTYNAARLAEAGRPAIKEASMAKYFTAEVATLTTSKCIEWMGGVGFTKNYPIEKYYRDCKIGTIYEGTSNIQLSTIAKFLAQEY encoded by the exons ATGAGTATTGAGCTTGGGGAAGAATATGGAGGAACTGGAGCTTCGTTTTTTTCAATCATATTGGCAGTGGAAGAATTGGCCAAAGTTGATCCAGCTGTGGCTCTTGTGTGTGAGCTCCAAAACACTCTAACAAATAAGTTGTTTACCACCTATGGAAcagaagaacaaaagagaacTTACCTGCCCAGGGTGTCCAAAGATACA TTAGGCAGTTTCTGTCTGTCAGAGGCTGGGTCTGGCAGTGATGCTTTTTCCTTGAAGACTCGAGCTGAAAAGAAGGGAGACTACTACATTATCAATGGCTCAAAGATGTGGATTAGCTTGGCAGAAGATGCAGGAGTTTTCTTTGTCATGGCAAATACAGACCCATCCTTA GGCTACAGAGGAATTACATGCTTTGTAGTGGATCGCAACACAGAGGGGCTTCAGGTGGGGAAAAAGGAGGACAAGCTGGGGATCAGAGCATGTTCCACCTGCCCAGTCACCCTGGACAACGTGAAG gtTCCTGAGAGCAATATCCTGGGACAAGTGGGACAAGGCTATAAATATGCCATTGGAATGCTCAATACTGGCAGGATAGGGATTGCTGCACAG atgTTAGGACTGGCCCAGGGGTGTTTTGACCGCACAGTTCCCTACACAAAGGAGAGAGTCCAGTTTGGGAAAAGCGTGTTTGATTTCCAG gGGATGCAGCACCAGATTGCCCAGGTGGCCACGCAGCTggaggcagccaggctgctgacCTACAACGCGGCGCGGCTGGCGGAGGCGGGCAGGCCGGCCATCAAGGAGGCCAGCATGGCCAAGTACTTCACTGCTGAG GTTGCAACACTGACAACCAGTAAATGTATTGAATGGATGGGAGGTGTTGGATTCACCAAAAACTACCCAATAGAAAAGTACTACCGTGACTGCAAGATAG GTACAATATATGAAGGAACTTCAAATATCCAGTTGAGCACAATTGCAAAATTCTTAGCACAGGAGTACTGA
- the ACADSB gene encoding short/branched chain specific acyl-CoA dehydrogenase, mitochondrial isoform X2 has product MAAAAGAWLRGCAKLRRHMPAHLAPWRVSPCAFRSSKSELKPNVASDGLACAPLQTFTEEEAMLKDMVTKFAQERVAPFVQKMDENAKMEDSIVQGLFEQGLMSIELGEEYGGTGASFFSIILAVEELAKVDPAVALVCELQNTLTNKLFTTYGTEEQKRTYLPRVSKDTLGSFCLSEAGSGSDAFSLKTRAEKKGDYYIINGSKMWISLAEDAGVFFVMANTDPSLGYRGITCFVVDRNTEGLQVGKKEDKLGIRACSTCPVTLDNVKVPESNILGQVGQGYKYAIGMLNTGRIGIAAQMLGLAQGCFDRTVPYTKERVQFGKSVFDFQGMQHQIAQVATQLEAARLLTYNAARLAEAGRPAIKEASMAKYFTAEVATLTTSKCIEWMGGVGFTKNYPIEKYYRDCKIGTIYEGTSNIQLSTIAKFLAQEY; this is encoded by the exons atggcggcggcggcgggagcttGGCTGAGGGGCTGCGCGAAG CTGAGAAGACACATGCCAGCACACCTGGCTCCTTGGAGGGTTTCTCCCTGTGCTTTTAGATCCTCCAAATCAGAACTCAAGCCAAATGTAGCCAGTGATGGACTTGCCTGTGCTCCACTTCAGACATTCACCGAAGAGGAGGCCATGCTGAAAGACATGG TGACCAAGTTTGCCCAGGAACGAGTTGCACCTTTCGTGCAAAAGATGGACGAGAATGCCAAAATGGAAGACTCCATTGTACAGGGATTGTTTGAACAAGGG CTGATGAGTATTGAGCTTGGGGAAGAATATGGAGGAACTGGAGCTTCGTTTTTTTCAATCATATTGGCAGTGGAAGAATTGGCCAAAGTTGATCCAGCTGTGGCTCTTGTGTGTGAGCTCCAAAACACTCTAACAAATAAGTTGTTTACCACCTATGGAAcagaagaacaaaagagaacTTACCTGCCCAGGGTGTCCAAAGATACA TTAGGCAGTTTCTGTCTGTCAGAGGCTGGGTCTGGCAGTGATGCTTTTTCCTTGAAGACTCGAGCTGAAAAGAAGGGAGACTACTACATTATCAATGGCTCAAAGATGTGGATTAGCTTGGCAGAAGATGCAGGAGTTTTCTTTGTCATGGCAAATACAGACCCATCCTTA GGCTACAGAGGAATTACATGCTTTGTAGTGGATCGCAACACAGAGGGGCTTCAGGTGGGGAAAAAGGAGGACAAGCTGGGGATCAGAGCATGTTCCACCTGCCCAGTCACCCTGGACAACGTGAAG gtTCCTGAGAGCAATATCCTGGGACAAGTGGGACAAGGCTATAAATATGCCATTGGAATGCTCAATACTGGCAGGATAGGGATTGCTGCACAG atgTTAGGACTGGCCCAGGGGTGTTTTGACCGCACAGTTCCCTACACAAAGGAGAGAGTCCAGTTTGGGAAAAGCGTGTTTGATTTCCAG gGGATGCAGCACCAGATTGCCCAGGTGGCCACGCAGCTggaggcagccaggctgctgacCTACAACGCGGCGCGGCTGGCGGAGGCGGGCAGGCCGGCCATCAAGGAGGCCAGCATGGCCAAGTACTTCACTGCTGAG GTTGCAACACTGACAACCAGTAAATGTATTGAATGGATGGGAGGTGTTGGATTCACCAAAAACTACCCAATAGAAAAGTACTACCGTGACTGCAAGATAG GTACAATATATGAAGGAACTTCAAATATCCAGTTGAGCACAATTGCAAAATTCTTAGCACAGGAGTACTGA
- the ACADSB gene encoding short/branched chain specific acyl-CoA dehydrogenase, mitochondrial isoform X1, with translation MAAAAGAWLRGCAKQLRRHMPAHLAPWRVSPCAFRSSKSELKPNVASDGLACAPLQTFTEEEAMLKDMVTKFAQERVAPFVQKMDENAKMEDSIVQGLFEQGLMSIELGEEYGGTGASFFSIILAVEELAKVDPAVALVCELQNTLTNKLFTTYGTEEQKRTYLPRVSKDTLGSFCLSEAGSGSDAFSLKTRAEKKGDYYIINGSKMWISLAEDAGVFFVMANTDPSLGYRGITCFVVDRNTEGLQVGKKEDKLGIRACSTCPVTLDNVKVPESNILGQVGQGYKYAIGMLNTGRIGIAAQMLGLAQGCFDRTVPYTKERVQFGKSVFDFQGMQHQIAQVATQLEAARLLTYNAARLAEAGRPAIKEASMAKYFTAEVATLTTSKCIEWMGGVGFTKNYPIEKYYRDCKIGTIYEGTSNIQLSTIAKFLAQEY, from the exons atggcggcggcggcgggagcttGGCTGAGGGGCTGCGCGAAG CAGCTGAGAAGACACATGCCAGCACACCTGGCTCCTTGGAGGGTTTCTCCCTGTGCTTTTAGATCCTCCAAATCAGAACTCAAGCCAAATGTAGCCAGTGATGGACTTGCCTGTGCTCCACTTCAGACATTCACCGAAGAGGAGGCCATGCTGAAAGACATGG TGACCAAGTTTGCCCAGGAACGAGTTGCACCTTTCGTGCAAAAGATGGACGAGAATGCCAAAATGGAAGACTCCATTGTACAGGGATTGTTTGAACAAGGG CTGATGAGTATTGAGCTTGGGGAAGAATATGGAGGAACTGGAGCTTCGTTTTTTTCAATCATATTGGCAGTGGAAGAATTGGCCAAAGTTGATCCAGCTGTGGCTCTTGTGTGTGAGCTCCAAAACACTCTAACAAATAAGTTGTTTACCACCTATGGAAcagaagaacaaaagagaacTTACCTGCCCAGGGTGTCCAAAGATACA TTAGGCAGTTTCTGTCTGTCAGAGGCTGGGTCTGGCAGTGATGCTTTTTCCTTGAAGACTCGAGCTGAAAAGAAGGGAGACTACTACATTATCAATGGCTCAAAGATGTGGATTAGCTTGGCAGAAGATGCAGGAGTTTTCTTTGTCATGGCAAATACAGACCCATCCTTA GGCTACAGAGGAATTACATGCTTTGTAGTGGATCGCAACACAGAGGGGCTTCAGGTGGGGAAAAAGGAGGACAAGCTGGGGATCAGAGCATGTTCCACCTGCCCAGTCACCCTGGACAACGTGAAG gtTCCTGAGAGCAATATCCTGGGACAAGTGGGACAAGGCTATAAATATGCCATTGGAATGCTCAATACTGGCAGGATAGGGATTGCTGCACAG atgTTAGGACTGGCCCAGGGGTGTTTTGACCGCACAGTTCCCTACACAAAGGAGAGAGTCCAGTTTGGGAAAAGCGTGTTTGATTTCCAG gGGATGCAGCACCAGATTGCCCAGGTGGCCACGCAGCTggaggcagccaggctgctgacCTACAACGCGGCGCGGCTGGCGGAGGCGGGCAGGCCGGCCATCAAGGAGGCCAGCATGGCCAAGTACTTCACTGCTGAG GTTGCAACACTGACAACCAGTAAATGTATTGAATGGATGGGAGGTGTTGGATTCACCAAAAACTACCCAATAGAAAAGTACTACCGTGACTGCAAGATAG GTACAATATATGAAGGAACTTCAAATATCCAGTTGAGCACAATTGCAAAATTCTTAGCACAGGAGTACTGA